Proteins encoded by one window of Haematobia irritans isolate KBUSLIRL chromosome 2, ASM5000362v1, whole genome shotgun sequence:
- the LOC142223166 gene encoding uncharacterized protein LOC142223166: protein MVKVNNFFQILLLIQISCVVWSLPYGNPDAEFIDVGHKSSSAASRDQFIIDAAIRRGMDGEAVAELLRTKKPVVRVKLEPNGTKKTTTYSLDPDGSISSKTITEAQSFKRYDSGSLPEDVELDDILKSPTGTVTKTYTDKDGATVRRTFTISKPETRDDDWTKPHTRVWSSNPTFPWSDTPKGNNLHKTISTYIGPNGEKRVVEKWSSDPEITIKEPKFPSTKWPQDVEEVPTTFQHRPNQGPEITPPFNWPSYNFPDFSHSWPHTNYDSDEWTVVQGNPSVETTTKRKFQSWTPKTLTDSETSSTDKATTTTTTTTTAKPVTKVTTPFPSLDDFLKSQYGPAPTTSKATSTTTSKPPSTTTSKTSTTRSKTQDRPTTPSTTKKPVMINIEDLPVTHVLQNGKPIDESLLKQLPPHLTPKFDTGNVLKIENKYPINPEPEHEHEPESKTTVRTISKTHVGPSKPTIEDLDPEMQEILRKAGISPVDISSIDGDTITKTRKEPDGRVVTTTYKLHSTPSTNPAQAETPTFTSLTPPYHHKPLEIPNLVPSTFHSPFYPVSPISEFLSKFGLTKADIWAKNGEYTRTIIDDDGQVLTATFVLSSPIRTPQQLPEKKPYK from the exons ATGGTtaaagtgaataatttttttcaaatactacTGCTTATCCAG ATAAGCTGTGTAGTTTGGTCTCTACCCTATGGAAACCCAGATGCCGAATTTATAGATGTTGGCCATAAATCTTCGAGCGCAGCATCGAGGGATCAATTCATTATAGATGCAGCCATTCGTCGTGGTATGGATGGCGAGGCTGTGGCTGAATTATTGCGTACAAAAAAACCAGTGGTCCGAGTAAAATTAGAGCCTAATGGCACCAAGAAGACCACCACATACTCCCTTGATCCCGATGGTAGTATATCAAGTAAAACTATTACCGAAGCTCAGTCTTTCAAACGCTATGATTCTGGATCATTACCCGAGGATGTTGAACTAGATGACATTCTAAAATCGCCCACTGGCACTGTAACTAAAACGTACACCGATAAGGACGGAGCTACTGTAAGAAGAACCTTTACCATTAGTAAACCCGAAACGAGAGACGATGATTGGACTAAACCTCACACTAGAGTTTGGAGTTCAAATCCCACATTCCCTTGGTCAGATACTCCCAAGGGAAATAATTTGCACAAAACCATTAGTACTTACATCGGTCCCAATGGTGAGAAACGTGTGGTGGAAAAATGGTCTTCTGATCCAGAAATAACTATAAAGGAACCCAAGTTTCCATCTACCAAATGGCCCCAGGACGTTGAGGAAGTACCAACAACATTCCAACATAGACCCAATCAAGGTCCCGAAATAACACCACCATTTAATTGGCCCAGTTATAACTTCCCTGATTTTTCACATTCGTGGCCTCATACAAATTACGATTCAGACGAATGGACTGTAGTGCAAGGAAATCCATCTGTGGAAACTACAACCAAACGCAAATTCCAATCGTGGACCCCTAAGACCTTGACAGATTCAGAGACCTCATCGACTGATAAGGCAACCACTACTACCACCACCACAACCACAGCAAAGCCTGTTACGAAGGTAACAACTCCCTTTCCGAGCTTGGATGATTTCTTGAAGAGTCAGTATGGACCAGCGCCAACAACATCAAAAGCAACATCAACGACTACATCAAAACCACCATCAACCACTACATCAAAAACATCGACCACTAGAAGCAAAACTCAAGATAGGCCCACGACGCCAAGTACCACCAAAAAACCTGTAATGATAAATATCGAAGATTTGCCTGTGACCCATGTGCTCCAAAATGGCAAACCGATAGATGAAAGTCTTCTTAAACAGTTGCCACCTCATTTGACACCCAAATTTGATACGGGCAACGTATTGAAGATAGAAAATAAATATCCCATCAACCCGGAACCGGAACACGAACACGAACCTGAATCCAAGACCACTGTACGGACCATTTCTAAAACCCATGTTGGCCCATCAAAACCGACAATCGAGGATCTCGATCCAGAAATGCAAGAAATACTCCGAAAAGCTGGCATCTCCCCCGTTGACATATCCAGCATTGATGGTGATACTATTACCAAGACACGGAAGGAACCAGATGGTCGTGTAGTCACTACGACATACAAATTACATTCAACTCCATCCACTAATCCTGCACAAGCGGAAACGCCAACCTTTACCTCGCTAACACCTCCTTACCACCACAAACCCTTGGAAATACCCAATTTAGTGCCTAGCACATTCCATTCTCCCTTTTACCCCGTCAGTCCAATATCGGAATTCCTCTCCAAATTTGGTTTGACAAAAGCGGATATTTGGGCGAAAAATGGCGAATATACCAGGACAATTATCGATGACGATGGTCAGGTATTAACGGCAACTTTTGTCCTAAGTTCTCCCATTAGGACACCACAACAATTACCCGAGAAGAAACCCTACAAATAG
- the LOC142227650 gene encoding uncharacterized protein LOC142227650: MSLSQNNNGSSSISENRDETYCVSSRPPSPHYPQHHAQQTDRNQEHNSANIQAYQEQKCRRSEITSAKNRKLYAIEEQHEMELEQSELVQAEGHDNAYDADVDDDVLPTCSTNIPEQVGGASVEKKISDDREHIYELFQPWAMKTYGDLAKTKTITMRKKVRILKALEGKEHSRPDSSKFRFWVKTKGFTTKRPESFEDAPCTQRHKKQLPPNAVLSDNPADVDLYVASTTKDLEKRTYRKVAVVEEFFDIIFQIHMELGGRSGMHAGQKRTYRIISETYAFLPREAVTRFLSICPECKKNLRPSSPSAANVKEDLAAVTQNESSSEVEVLNYSSHTESSLEAGPTTKTSTKTVLHSSGTGAFHSHPLQAKKRRYSNPDNNSKAFVCPTEYADVNQCLPRRNSSPVVAPASKPLPQNIQAPKIRINPHLQRPITPPLTDVPPFVAPYHGYGFDFHSLKSRDSLIRYYDFMRRLYSGNLVMPHAAAPQPSHHKLQQQNSNKPKITNLAPLCKKSAIQVHETCNSSSSDEETDTNGVTMAKRFKSSETTKALESIPLPLHIPPIDKDFIQSTQIRAINLSKNSSHFSSEGKSMPNESATSTEPTSRKASCDLLATSTPTSVKQEALTPPKSSALPALRIPQLRSIASLPPLDYERLKPITSTYLQLTRSMGLSDEEALRFDNLFIFSMKCLAYMSNNNELKCNLQPCNIFLASQTPIDIQHFSTSIAITSS, from the exons ATGTCTCTTAGCCAAAACAACAACGGTTCATCTTCGATTTCCGAAAATCGAGATGAAACCTACTGTGTGTCGAGCCGCCCACCGAGTCCGCACTATCCACAGCATCATGCGCAGCAAACCGATCGCAACCAAGAGCACAATTCTGCAAATATTCAAGCATATCAAGAGCAAAAATGCCGTAGGTCTGAAATCACCTCTGCTAAGAATCGTAAACTCTATGCCATTGAAGAACAGCACGAAATGGAACTTGAACAGAGTGAACTAGTGCAGGCTGAAGGACACGACAATGCTTATGATGCTGATGTTGACGATGACGTTCTTCCGACATGTTCAACTAATATTCCAGAACAGGTTGGCGGTGCAAGTGTAGAGAAGAAAATCTCTGATGATAGAGAACATATTTATGAG CTTTTCCAACCCTGGGCTATGAAAACCTATGGTGACCTAGCTAAGACCAAAACCATAACCATGAGAAAGAAGGTGCGTATTTTAAAAGCTTTGGAAGGTAAAGAGCATAGTCGACCGGATAGTTCGAAATTTCGTTTTTGGGTTAAAACCAAAG GTTTCACTACCAAACGACCCGAAAGCTTTGAAGATGCACCATGCACACAACGCCACAAAAAACAATTGCCACCAAATGCGGTACTTTCCGACAATCCAGCCGATGTAGACCTCTATGTGGCTTCCACAACAAAG gACTTGGAGAAACGGACATACCGTAAAGTGGCCGTTGTAGAGGAATTTTTCGAcatcattttccaaattcacaTGGAATTAGGTGGCAGAAGTGGTATGCATGCAGGGCAAAAACGCACCTATCGAATT ATTTCGGAAACCTATGCCTTTTTGCCTAGAGAAGCTGTGACACGCTTTCTCTCTATATGTCCGGAATGCAAGAAAAATCTACGACCTTCTTCACCCTCAGCGGCGAATGTTAAAGAAGACTTAGCTGCGGTTACACAAAATGAAAGCTCATCGGAAGTAGAAGTTCTCAATTATTCTTCTCATACCGAAAGCTCTTTGGAGGCGGGTCCAACTACAAAAACATCAACGAAAACCGTATTGCACTCGTCTGGAACGGGTGCATTTCATTCGCATCCCCTCCAAGCGAAGAAACGCAGATATTCTAACCCTGATAATAATTCTAAAGCTTTTGTCTGCCCCACAGAATATGCTGATGTTAATCAGTGCTTACCAAGACGCAACTCTAGCCCGGTGGTTGCACCGGCGTCCAAACCCTTACCCCAAAATATTCAAGCACCCAAAATTCGTATTAATCCACATTTGCAAAGACCTATTACACCACCACTGACAGATGTTCCGCCATTTGTAGCCCCATATCATGGATATGGATTTGACTTCCATTCCTTAAAATCTCGAGACAGCTTAATACGCTACTATGATTTCATGCGGCGTCTTTATTCCGGCAATTTGGTAATGCCCCATGCAGCCGCTCCACAGCCCAGCCACCACAAGCTACagcagcaaaattcaaataaaccaaaaatCACTAATCTGGCTCCGCTTTGTAAAAAGTCAGCAATTCAAGTCCATGAGACTTGCAATTCCTCATCTTCGGACGAGGAAACCGATACTAACGGCGTTACAATGGCTAAGCGCTTTAAAAGTTCTGAAACAACAAAAGCTTTAGAATCGATTCCCTTACCATTGCACATACCCCCAATTGATAAAGATTTTATACAATCAACCCAAATCCGTGCAATTAATCTCTCAAAAAACTCTTCTCATTTCAGTTCTGAAGGAAAGTCCATGCCCAATGAGTCTGCAACAAGCACAGAGCCTACCAGCCGCAAGGCATCTTGCGATCTTCTTGCCACATCCACGCCCACATCTGTCAAACAAGAAGCCCTCACTCCACCAAAAAGCTCAGCATTGCCAGCCTTGCGAATACCCCAATTACGCTCCATAGCTAGCTTGCCACCTTTAGATTATGAACGTCTTAAGCCAATTACTTCAACGTATTTGCAATTGACCCGGAGCATGGGTTTGAGCGATGAAGAGGCATTACGTTTTGATAATTTG TTTATCTTTTCTATGAAATGCTTGGCCTACATGTCCAACAACAATGAGCTGAAATGTAACCTACAACCATGCAACATATTCCTGGCCAGTCAAACGCCTATTGATATACAACACTTCTCAACATCCATAGCCATAACATCATCCTAA